A genomic segment from Sphingopyxis sp. DBS4 encodes:
- a CDS encoding DUF2274 domain-containing protein, producing the protein MTRLKLSDLADEKPVRLTIEVSTRLHRELLAYGAALNGGEAKGAPPPERLIPPMIERFIATDRSYAKGRRASQPG; encoded by the coding sequence ATGACTCGGTTGAAGCTCTCCGACCTTGCCGATGAGAAGCCGGTGCGTCTTACTATCGAAGTCTCGACGCGACTGCACCGCGAGTTGCTCGCCTATGGGGCGGCGCTCAACGGCGGAGAGGCAAAGGGGGCGCCGCCTCCCGAACGGCTGATCCCGCCGATGATCGAGCGGTTCATCGCGACTGACCGGAGTTATGCCAAGGGGCGGCGAGCCTCTCAGCCAGGGTAG
- a CDS encoding TrbI/VirB10 family protein — MTAAEPVPREEALSDPASAVKLRGDPPRVMRLSRKAIGIASACGFALVGGALIYALQPQGRKGAEELYNTEGVAVADNLAGAPKDYGQVPKLGPPLPGDLGKPILDAQRHGDVAALPPVGAPQPLPPNPAANAAEAARQRAEQERESARGSRLFFGGATSGGGTDLARIPAIVEAPESAAPPSGPKTEADRRQAFLERASDRRTVSGERLSGLASPNVVQAGSVIPAALITGIRSDLPGLVTAQVTQNVYDSPTGRILLIPQGSRLIGDYDADVAFGQSRVLLAWNRLILPDGRSIVLERQPAADPRGFAGLQDGTDYHWGGVLKAALVSTLLGVGSEVGSGGDGDLARAIRRGTQDSVNRAGEQIVSRELNVRPTLTIRPGFPLRVLVTRDLVLGGER; from the coding sequence ATGACTGCGGCCGAACCTGTCCCGCGCGAGGAAGCGCTTTCCGACCCCGCCAGCGCGGTCAAGTTGCGCGGTGATCCGCCGCGCGTCATGCGCTTGTCGAGGAAGGCAATCGGTATTGCTTCGGCCTGCGGCTTTGCGCTGGTCGGTGGCGCGCTCATTTACGCGCTCCAGCCCCAGGGCCGCAAAGGCGCCGAGGAACTCTACAACACCGAAGGCGTTGCCGTCGCCGACAACCTCGCCGGTGCGCCCAAGGACTATGGTCAGGTGCCCAAGCTCGGACCGCCGCTGCCCGGCGATCTCGGCAAGCCGATCCTCGATGCCCAGCGGCACGGCGATGTGGCTGCGCTGCCCCCGGTCGGCGCGCCGCAGCCGCTCCCTCCCAATCCCGCCGCCAATGCTGCTGAGGCGGCCCGCCAGCGCGCCGAGCAGGAACGCGAGTCCGCGCGTGGGAGCCGGTTGTTCTTCGGCGGTGCTACGTCGGGCGGAGGCACTGACCTTGCCAGGATACCAGCGATCGTTGAAGCTCCGGAATCGGCTGCCCCGCCTTCAGGGCCGAAGACCGAGGCTGACCGGCGGCAAGCGTTCCTCGAACGCGCCAGCGACCGACGCACCGTATCGGGCGAGCGGCTGTCTGGCTTGGCTTCGCCCAACGTGGTGCAGGCGGGGTCAGTGATCCCGGCGGCGCTCATCACCGGCATCCGTTCGGACCTGCCGGGACTGGTCACCGCACAGGTGACCCAGAATGTCTATGACAGCCCGACTGGCCGCATCCTGCTCATCCCGCAGGGCTCGCGGCTGATCGGCGACTATGATGCCGATGTGGCATTCGGACAGAGCCGGGTGCTGCTGGCCTGGAACCGACTGATCCTGCCCGACGGCCGCTCGATCGTGCTCGAACGCCAGCCCGCCGCCGACCCACGCGGCTTCGCCGGCTTGCAGGATGGCACCGATTATCATTGGGGCGGCGTGCTCAAGGCGGCGTTGGTCTCGACATTGCTCGGGGTGGGCTCCGAGGTAGGTTCGGGCGGCGACGGCGATCTCGCTCGCGCGATCCGACGCGGCACCCAAGACAGCGTCAACCGCGCCGGCGAGCAGATCGTCAGCCGTGAACTCAATGTCCGGCCGACGCTGACCATACGTCCAGGTTTCCCTCTGCGGGTGCTGGTGACGCGCGATCTTGTGCTCGGAGGCGAACGATGA
- a CDS encoding LacI family DNA-binding transcriptional regulator yields MGRPPTAKPTSFDIAYLAGVSQPTVSRALRGSKSVSAATRANIERIARELNYTVDKNASSLRSQRAHTLALLFFEDPTPDESMINPFFLSMLGSITRQCALRGYDLLISFQQMNNDWHVDYQDSHRSDGIILLGYGDYQLYRAKLEHLVEMDTKFVRWGSVADDNIGLTVGSDNIGAGVQAGEHFIEIGRKSIAFLGEASNHAPEFQDRYAGLCRAMTAAGLTPDPRLQQPAVSSEQSGYEAARALLATGIPFDALFAASDLIAIGAMRALVEAGLALPRDVALIGFDDIPAASLTSPTLTTVMQDLKGAGELLVDALLGRIDGRPAGRCILPTRLIRRQSTSP; encoded by the coding sequence ATGGGGCGACCGCCAACGGCCAAGCCTACGAGTTTCGATATCGCTTATCTGGCCGGCGTGTCGCAGCCGACCGTCTCGCGCGCGCTGCGCGGCAGCAAATCGGTGAGTGCCGCCACCCGCGCCAACATCGAGCGGATTGCGCGCGAGCTCAACTATACCGTCGACAAGAATGCATCGAGCCTCCGCTCGCAGCGCGCCCACACGCTCGCGCTCCTCTTCTTCGAGGATCCGACCCCAGACGAGTCGATGATCAACCCCTTCTTTCTTTCGATGCTCGGCTCGATAACCCGGCAGTGCGCCCTGCGCGGCTATGATCTTCTGATAAGCTTCCAGCAAATGAATAACGACTGGCACGTCGACTATCAGGACAGCCACCGGTCTGACGGCATCATCCTGCTCGGCTATGGCGACTATCAGCTTTATCGCGCCAAGCTCGAGCATCTGGTGGAGATGGACACGAAGTTTGTCCGCTGGGGATCGGTCGCCGACGACAATATCGGATTGACGGTCGGGTCGGACAATATCGGTGCCGGCGTTCAGGCAGGCGAGCATTTCATCGAGATAGGTCGCAAATCCATCGCCTTCTTGGGCGAGGCATCCAACCACGCGCCAGAGTTTCAGGATCGCTATGCGGGCCTTTGCCGGGCGATGACGGCCGCGGGCCTGACGCCAGATCCGCGGCTGCAGCAGCCTGCCGTTTCTTCCGAGCAATCGGGCTATGAAGCCGCGCGCGCGCTCCTCGCCACGGGCATTCCGTTCGACGCCCTGTTTGCCGCCAGCGACCTGATCGCGATCGGGGCCATGCGCGCGCTCGTCGAAGCCGGCTTGGCACTGCCGCGCGACGTCGCGTTGATCGGGTTCGACGACATCCCCGCGGCCAGCCTGACGTCGCCGACGCTGACAACGGTGATGCAGGACTTGAAGGGTGCCGGGGAATTGCTCGTCGATGCGCTGCTCGGCCGCATCGACGGTCGGCCCGCAGGGCGATGCATCTTGCCGACGCGGCTGATCCGCAGGCAAAGCACATCGCCCTGA
- a CDS encoding TonB-dependent receptor, translating to MRNSISLRRGASTVALGFALTAMLSGTAMAQDGAAAPADEAASDSDIVVTGYSASLQSAVNAKKNRDQVVESISAEDIGKLPDASIAESIARLPGLTSQRVSGRSNSISIRGFAPDFSTTLLNGREQTSTGDNRAVEYDQYPSEVVNQVLVYKTPMASIVGQGLSGTVDLRTIRPLDYGKRAISVGVRGTWADLGKLNAGSKKYGYRVNGVFVDQFANDTLGVALSASYVDEPYQIQEFNAWGYAGGGTAASPVVIGGSKSYATSTQLTRLGLQGTVQWRPTPNFTSTFDAFYSDFKDDQIKRGIELPLGFDVNNDPASPNATKLTITDIDSSGQFVFARAGRFSNVEGVVRNDVFERNAKLYSFGWNNRWEGDDGWNVTADISMSKTDRNELIFESNAGTGRGADVGATDTIGFTSDRNGTIFSPTLNYGDYNLIQLTSPLGWGGDQTGVDGARIRGGQDGYYNNRIIKDELWQYRVEVERELEGFLRSVQFGVNYTDRSKSLVPDEAFVGLVANTDGLTSVTIPEQYRLGTTNLAYLGLGPVVSYDPRELLAGGLYQLVPNPYGDVVVKAYDVSEKVMTTYLQANIDQELGSSVLTGNVGVQAIFTDQNSNGATASFAGTNPNGSPNIVGIPRRESTDYVDVLPSLNLSLRTASDFVIRASVAREIIRPRLDDLRATLSYGTTIGDPGGMVCPTGRTCAVVRGGSGNPDLRPWRANAADLTFEKYFGSKGYLAVQLFYKDLKSYIYNQDIAFDFTGYPIQAPGNDGNGLPIIVNYMGTINAPINGKGGKLYGVELAGTLPFGEIVSALDGFGVTGGASYTKTKIAPTPGAPAEDIPGYSKWVANGTAYFEKWGFNSRVSARYRSSFIGEVSGFGGARVRRRARPETIIDAQIGYDFQPGSALEGLSIFVQGQNLTDEPFVTDDPRDSRAVIDYQTYGRRFLAGASFKF from the coding sequence ATGCGTAATTCTATCAGCCTCCGCCGCGGCGCCAGCACCGTAGCGCTCGGCTTTGCCTTGACCGCCATGCTTTCGGGCACCGCGATGGCGCAGGACGGCGCCGCCGCGCCCGCCGACGAGGCCGCGTCCGACAGCGACATCGTCGTCACCGGCTACAGCGCCAGCCTCCAGAGCGCCGTCAACGCGAAGAAGAATCGCGACCAGGTGGTCGAATCCATCTCGGCCGAGGATATCGGCAAGCTACCCGACGCGTCGATCGCCGAATCGATCGCGCGCCTGCCCGGCCTGACCTCGCAGCGTGTCTCGGGCCGTTCGAACTCGATTTCGATCCGCGGCTTTGCGCCGGACTTCTCGACGACCTTGCTCAACGGCCGCGAGCAAACCTCGACCGGCGACAATCGGGCGGTCGAGTATGACCAATATCCGTCCGAGGTCGTGAACCAGGTCCTCGTTTACAAGACGCCGATGGCCTCGATCGTCGGACAGGGGCTTTCGGGCACCGTCGACCTGCGCACCATTCGCCCGCTCGACTATGGCAAGCGGGCGATCTCGGTCGGGGTTCGCGGCACATGGGCCGACCTCGGCAAGCTGAACGCGGGTTCGAAGAAATACGGCTACCGTGTGAACGGCGTCTTCGTCGACCAGTTCGCCAACGACACGCTCGGCGTGGCGCTTTCGGCATCCTATGTCGACGAGCCCTACCAGATTCAGGAATTCAACGCCTGGGGTTATGCCGGCGGAGGCACCGCGGCGAGCCCGGTGGTGATCGGCGGCTCCAAAAGCTATGCGACCTCGACCCAGCTCACGCGCCTTGGCCTCCAAGGAACGGTGCAATGGCGGCCCACCCCCAATTTCACCTCGACGTTCGACGCCTTCTACTCAGACTTCAAGGATGACCAGATCAAGCGCGGCATCGAGCTTCCGCTCGGCTTCGACGTCAACAATGATCCCGCCAGCCCCAACGCCACCAAGCTGACGATCACCGATATCGATTCGAGCGGTCAGTTCGTGTTTGCGCGCGCCGGCCGCTTCTCGAACGTCGAGGGCGTCGTGCGCAACGACGTGTTCGAGCGCAATGCAAAGCTCTACAGCTTCGGTTGGAACAACCGCTGGGAAGGCGACGACGGCTGGAATGTCACGGCCGACATCAGCATGTCGAAAACCGACCGCAACGAGCTGATCTTCGAAAGCAATGCCGGCACCGGGCGCGGCGCCGACGTCGGCGCGACCGACACGATCGGTTTCACCAGCGACCGCAACGGGACCATCTTCAGCCCCACCCTCAACTATGGCGACTATAACCTGATCCAGCTGACCAGCCCCCTGGGTTGGGGCGGGGATCAGACGGGCGTCGATGGCGCGCGGATCCGCGGCGGCCAGGACGGCTATTACAACAACCGCATCATCAAGGACGAGCTCTGGCAGTACCGTGTCGAAGTCGAACGCGAGCTTGAGGGCTTCCTCCGCTCGGTGCAATTCGGCGTGAACTATACAGACCGCTCGAAAAGCCTTGTTCCCGACGAGGCGTTCGTGGGTCTGGTCGCGAATACCGACGGTCTGACGAGCGTGACGATTCCCGAGCAATATCGTCTTGGGACGACGAATCTCGCCTACCTCGGGCTCGGGCCCGTCGTCAGCTACGATCCGCGCGAGTTGCTCGCCGGTGGCCTCTACCAGCTCGTGCCGAACCCTTATGGCGACGTGGTGGTGAAGGCCTATGACGTCAGCGAGAAGGTGATGACGACCTATCTCCAGGCGAACATAGACCAAGAACTGGGTTCGTCGGTGCTTACCGGCAACGTCGGTGTACAGGCGATCTTTACGGATCAGAATTCGAACGGCGCCACCGCATCTTTCGCCGGCACCAATCCCAACGGTTCACCCAATATCGTCGGGATCCCGCGGCGCGAGAGCACCGATTATGTCGATGTGCTGCCCAGCCTCAATCTCTCGCTTCGCACCGCGAGTGACTTCGTGATCCGCGCCAGCGTCGCGCGTGAGATTATTCGCCCGCGCCTGGACGACTTGCGTGCGACGCTCAGCTACGGGACGACGATCGGCGACCCGGGCGGCATGGTCTGCCCAACGGGGCGCACCTGCGCCGTCGTTCGCGGCGGTTCGGGCAACCCCGACCTGCGACCGTGGCGCGCCAACGCGGCCGACCTCACCTTCGAGAAATATTTCGGGTCGAAGGGCTATCTTGCCGTCCAGCTCTTCTACAAGGATCTCAAGAGCTACATCTACAATCAGGACATCGCGTTCGACTTCACCGGCTATCCGATCCAGGCGCCGGGGAACGACGGCAACGGGCTGCCGATCATCGTCAATTACATGGGCACGATCAACGCGCCCATCAACGGCAAGGGCGGCAAACTTTACGGTGTCGAACTTGCCGGCACCTTGCCGTTCGGCGAGATCGTATCGGCGCTCGACGGGTTCGGTGTGACCGGCGGCGCCTCCTACACCAAGACCAAGATCGCGCCCACGCCCGGCGCGCCTGCGGAGGATATCCCGGGCTATTCGAAGTGGGTCGCGAACGGTACGGCCTATTTCGAGAAATGGGGATTCAACTCGCGCGTCAGCGCCCGCTACCGCTCGAGCTTCATCGGCGAGGTGTCGGGCTTCGGTGGCGCTCGCGTGCGGCGCCGCGCCCGGCCCGAGACGATTATCGACGCACAGATCGGCTATGACTTCCAGCCGGGCAGTGCGCTCGAGGGCCTCTCGATCTTCGTCCAGGGCCAGAATCTTACCGACGAGCCGTTCGTCACCGATGATCCGCGCGATAGCCGGGCGGTTATCGACTATCAGACATATGGCCGCCGGTTCCTCGCGGGCGCCTCGTTCAAATTCTGA
- a CDS encoding MFS transporter encodes MEKPRQSRAGLWNISFGFFGIQIGFALQNANMSRIFQSLGEDIEKLPGLWVAAPLTGLLIQPVIGHMSDRTWLGRLGRRRPYFLAGAILAAIALFVMPQSPAIWFAATTLWLLDASLNISMEPFRAFVGDMLRKDQHSAGYAVQTAFIGAGAVVGSLFPSFMDLLGVANVAPPGEIPDTVRYAFWFGGLALFLSVLWTVVTTREYDPVEMAGFGPAEAETQPAVRALASRSYAGCSAWIVAGLGVMAIRQEFSLLREVLLLGALLIAYGLASLIAIALARRGNETNMLSSIVGDFSGMPPIMKRLALVQFFSWSALFIMWINTTPIVAQYHFGTTDAASAAYQTAANWVGTLFAIYNGVAAVAALTLLPWLSRRIGQARTHIAGLVCGALGYGSFFLLRDPTHLVASEVLIGIFWASVLAMPYAILASSLPQGKLGIYMGLFNIFVVVPQLLVATIMGSIMAAFFPGAPIYTMAFASSTLLLAAAAMTRVS; translated from the coding sequence ATGGAAAAGCCGCGGCAAAGTCGCGCCGGACTGTGGAACATCAGCTTCGGCTTTTTCGGCATCCAGATCGGCTTCGCGCTCCAGAACGCCAATATGAGCCGGATTTTCCAATCGCTTGGCGAAGACATCGAGAAACTGCCCGGCCTCTGGGTCGCCGCACCGCTGACGGGCCTGCTGATCCAGCCGGTGATCGGCCATATGAGCGACCGGACCTGGCTGGGGCGGCTCGGCCGCCGTCGGCCTTATTTTCTTGCCGGCGCCATTCTCGCCGCGATCGCGCTGTTCGTGATGCCGCAAAGCCCGGCGATCTGGTTCGCGGCGACGACGCTCTGGCTCCTCGACGCCTCGCTCAATATCTCGATGGAGCCCTTTCGCGCCTTTGTCGGCGACATGCTGCGGAAGGACCAGCATAGTGCGGGCTATGCGGTCCAGACGGCCTTTATTGGCGCGGGCGCGGTCGTCGGCTCGCTCTTTCCGTCGTTCATGGACCTGCTGGGGGTCGCCAATGTCGCGCCGCCCGGCGAGATTCCCGACACCGTCCGCTACGCTTTCTGGTTCGGCGGCCTTGCCCTCTTCCTCTCGGTCTTGTGGACGGTGGTGACGACCCGCGAATATGATCCGGTCGAGATGGCGGGATTCGGCCCCGCCGAAGCGGAGACCCAGCCCGCGGTTCGCGCGCTTGCGTCGCGAAGCTATGCCGGTTGCTCCGCCTGGATCGTAGCCGGTCTCGGCGTAATGGCCATCCGGCAGGAATTTTCGCTGCTCCGCGAGGTTCTTCTCCTCGGCGCGCTGCTGATTGCCTACGGCCTTGCAAGCCTCATCGCCATCGCCCTCGCGCGCCGTGGCAACGAGACCAACATGCTGTCGAGCATCGTCGGCGATTTCTCCGGTATGCCGCCAATCATGAAGCGGCTCGCCCTCGTCCAGTTCTTCAGCTGGTCGGCGCTGTTCATCATGTGGATCAACACCACGCCCATCGTCGCCCAATATCATTTCGGGACGACCGATGCGGCGAGCGCCGCCTATCAGACCGCCGCCAACTGGGTCGGCACGCTCTTCGCCATCTATAACGGTGTGGCCGCCGTCGCCGCGCTCACTCTCCTGCCCTGGTTATCCAGGCGCATCGGGCAGGCCCGCACGCACATCGCCGGCCTTGTCTGCGGTGCGCTCGGCTATGGCAGCTTTTTCCTGCTGCGCGACCCCACGCATCTTGTTGCGAGCGAGGTCCTCATCGGCATCTTCTGGGCTTCGGTTCTCGCGATGCCTTACGCGATCCTCGCCTCCAGCCTGCCGCAGGGAAAGCTCGGCATCTACATGGGCCTCTTCAATATCTTCGTGGTCGTTCCGCAGCTGCTTGTCGCCACGATCATGGGGTCGATCATGGCCGCCTTCTTTCCCGGCGCCCCGATCTACACGATGGCGTTCGCGTCGAGCACCTTGCTGCTGGCGGCCGCCGCAATGACGCGGGTCAGCTAA
- a CDS encoding IS110 family transposase — protein sequence MAREIVDGESKLDLPVEAANVVAMLAGQLLQLHTQLRKLDLRLAALQRSDDRARRLATIPGIGPIGATALAASVTDPKQFSSGRQFAAWLGLTPRQSSSGGKDRLGRITKMGDRYLRQLLVVGATALVRYAKEKRGTVDPRFIALLARKPARVASVAIANKMARIAWAVMARGGVFERGHAPILAAA from the coding sequence ATGGCGCGGGAGATCGTCGACGGCGAATCGAAGCTCGATTTGCCTGTCGAGGCTGCCAACGTCGTCGCCATGCTGGCAGGGCAACTGCTCCAGCTACACACCCAGCTGCGGAAGCTCGACCTGCGTCTCGCCGCTCTGCAACGCAGCGACGACCGGGCCCGACGTCTGGCAACGATCCCTGGTATCGGGCCGATCGGCGCGACCGCGCTCGCCGCGTCGGTCACTGATCCAAAGCAGTTCTCGTCAGGGCGCCAGTTTGCCGCCTGGCTGGGCCTGACCCCGCGGCAGAGCTCGAGTGGCGGTAAGGACCGCTTGGGGCGCATTACCAAGATGGGCGACAGATATCTGCGGCAGCTCCTGGTCGTCGGCGCCACCGCGCTGGTCCGGTACGCCAAGGAGAAGCGCGGCACGGTTGATCCGCGCTTTATCGCTTTGCTCGCCAGAAAGCCCGCGCGCGTCGCCTCGGTCGCAATTGCCAACAAGATGGCGCGGATCGCATGGGCCGTCATGGCGCGCGGCGGCGTCTTCGAACGCGGGCATGCGCCGATACTGGCAGCAGCATAG